Proteins encoded within one genomic window of Legionella sp. PC997:
- a CDS encoding ferredoxin--NADP reductase translates to MQINTFPITLKESFMISPKVKHFIFNCEVTPNFNYLPGQFITIHFEHQGKLLKRSYSIANAPKQDNQIEIAAGYFENGPGTEFLYNLKPGDTIKISGPYGRLIIKEDIPSRFILVATSTGVTPYRAMLQELSVLMEKHPALEVVILQGVQRREEILYANEFYAFSQKYPKVSFRPYLSRQATDELNENEYSGYVQHAFPSLNLNPQRDVIYLCGNPSMIDEAFNSLKEQGFAMQQIIREKYISR, encoded by the coding sequence ATGCAAATAAATACATTCCCCATCACTTTAAAAGAGTCATTTATGATCTCTCCTAAAGTTAAACACTTCATTTTTAATTGTGAAGTAACACCTAATTTTAATTATTTACCTGGACAATTTATTACCATTCACTTTGAACATCAAGGAAAATTACTAAAACGTAGTTATAGTATAGCCAATGCGCCAAAACAAGATAATCAAATTGAAATCGCCGCAGGTTATTTTGAAAATGGACCGGGCACGGAATTCCTTTATAATTTAAAACCTGGAGACACGATTAAAATCAGTGGTCCATATGGTCGCTTAATTATCAAAGAGGATATACCCAGTCGATTTATCTTGGTCGCTACCAGTACAGGAGTTACTCCTTATCGCGCAATGTTGCAAGAACTAAGCGTACTCATGGAGAAGCATCCTGCACTCGAAGTGGTTATTCTGCAAGGAGTGCAACGACGAGAAGAAATTCTTTATGCTAATGAATTCTATGCGTTTTCTCAAAAATACCCTAAAGTCTCATTTAGACCTTACCTAAGCAGGCAAGCAACAGATGAGTTGAATGAAAACGAATACAGCGGCTATGTCCAACATGCTTTCCCTTCGTTAAACCTCAATCCTCAGCGTGATGTCATTTATTTATGCGGAAATCCCAGTATGATTGATGAAGCATTTAACTCGTTAAAAGAACAAGGTTTTGCCATGCAACAAATTATTCGTGAAAAATATATATCTAGATAA
- a CDS encoding HPr family phosphocarrier protein, giving the protein MIKTKIKIINKLGLHARASAKFVSTAAKFQSQIDVTSNSQTVNGKSIMGVMMLAANKGSELIMEIEGPDEVQMNEALTHLINNFFGEGE; this is encoded by the coding sequence ATGATTAAAACTAAGATTAAAATAATTAATAAGTTGGGCTTACATGCTCGTGCTTCGGCAAAATTTGTTTCTACGGCAGCAAAATTCCAAAGCCAAATTGATGTAACCAGCAACTCACAAACCGTTAATGGAAAAAGCATTATGGGAGTCATGATGCTTGCAGCCAATAAAGGAAGTGAACTCATTATGGAAATAGAAGGCCCCGATGAAGTACAAATGAATGAGGCCTTAACTCATCTTATTAATAATTTTTTTGGGGAAGGTGAGTAA
- the hpf gene encoding ribosome hibernation-promoting factor, HPF/YfiA family, which produces MLINITGHHIDVTPALRAFTEEKFDKLERHFDQIKSINVILNVEKLRQIAEATVHVNKVELHATSESEDLYVAIDALIDKLERQLIKHKEKNHKHHD; this is translated from the coding sequence ATGCTAATTAACATCACTGGACATCATATTGATGTTACTCCTGCCCTTAGAGCATTTACCGAAGAAAAATTCGATAAACTGGAGCGTCACTTTGATCAAATCAAATCCATTAATGTAATATTGAATGTAGAAAAACTACGTCAAATTGCTGAAGCAACGGTTCATGTTAATAAAGTTGAACTACATGCTACTTCGGAATCTGAAGATTTATATGTTGCAATAGATGCTTTAATTGATAAATTGGAGCGTCAACTGATCAAACATAAAGAAAAAAATCATAAACATCATGATTAA
- a CDS encoding alpha/beta fold hydrolase has product MNTLNLTIPGFSICCRTWGNPEKPTILALHGWLDNANSFAPLASYLANDFYFIAVDLPGHGYSSHLPEGCHYHFFDGIFVVIELINALKLDKLHLLGHSMGACLASLVGGVIPERFLSLSLIEGLGPFSHPAETACQQLREYASFLTQKRKKSKGYDSLSSAALARAFKGYVSLEIAKILCERSLIEKKGKFYWRHDQRLLVRSPLRMTEPQILSCLQEITAKTYLLLSSRGFSFDTEIIDHRIKAVKNLTLKKMDGGHHIHMEQPEVISKLLADFIITD; this is encoded by the coding sequence ATGAACACATTAAATCTTACAATTCCAGGTTTTTCAATATGCTGCAGAACTTGGGGAAATCCAGAGAAACCGACTATCCTAGCCCTACATGGTTGGCTGGATAACGCGAACAGTTTTGCTCCTCTTGCCTCGTATTTAGCCAATGATTTTTATTTTATTGCCGTCGATTTGCCCGGACATGGTTATTCTTCGCATCTTCCTGAAGGATGTCACTATCATTTTTTTGATGGTATTTTTGTAGTTATTGAATTAATCAATGCGCTAAAACTTGATAAGCTCCATCTATTAGGACACTCAATGGGCGCTTGCTTGGCGAGCCTAGTTGGCGGTGTAATACCCGAACGATTTCTATCCTTAAGCCTGATTGAGGGTTTAGGGCCCTTTTCCCATCCTGCAGAAACTGCATGTCAGCAATTAAGAGAGTATGCATCTTTTCTTACTCAAAAAAGAAAAAAATCCAAAGGATATGATAGTTTAAGTAGTGCTGCTCTTGCACGTGCCTTTAAAGGATATGTTTCTTTAGAAATTGCAAAAATTCTTTGTGAACGAAGTTTAATAGAAAAAAAAGGTAAATTTTATTGGCGGCATGATCAACGTTTATTGGTACGCTCACCTTTGCGGATGACAGAACCTCAAATACTTTCTTGTTTACAGGAAATTACTGCAAAAACCTATCTTCTATTATCGAGTCGAGGATTTTCCTTTGACACTGAGATCATAGATCATCGAATTAAAGCGGTAAAAAATCTCACTTTGAAAAAAATGGATGGCGGACATCATATTCACATGGAACAACCAGAAGTTATAAGCAAACTTCTGGCTGATTTTATTATTACGGATTAA
- the aroQ gene encoding type II 3-dehydroquinate dehydratase, whose protein sequence is MKTILVLHGPNLNLLGTREPSIYGATTLDHINTRLIKEATTAGFALKCHQSNSEADLIEVIHQASIDKIDYIILNPAGFTHTSVALRDALCAVAIPFIEVHISNIYSREPFRHHSYFSDIAKGTISGLGAQGYSLALTSIIERESNNGHS, encoded by the coding sequence ATGAAAACAATTCTGGTTTTACATGGACCAAATTTGAATCTCTTGGGAACTCGAGAACCTTCAATTTATGGAGCTACAACGTTAGACCATATTAATACTCGGTTAATCAAAGAAGCCACCACGGCAGGATTTGCATTAAAATGTCATCAAAGCAATTCGGAAGCGGATTTAATTGAAGTAATTCACCAAGCAAGTATCGATAAAATAGATTATATAATTCTTAACCCCGCTGGATTTACCCATACCAGCGTGGCTTTGAGGGATGCCTTATGTGCTGTTGCAATACCCTTTATTGAAGTACATATCAGCAATATTTATTCCCGCGAACCTTTTCGCCACCATTCCTATTTCTCAGATATAGCGAAGGGTACTATTAGTGGATTAGGTGCGCAAGGATATTCATTAGCATTAACATCAATTATTGAAAGAGAATCAAATAATGGACATTCGTAA
- a CDS encoding DUF3579 domain-containing protein, whose product MAIPKNKTIIIEGITDQGKTFRPSDWAERMSGSLASFKNSRIHYSPLLRPSVNSEGYQCVLLDPKLKESSPLLYQSIIDFAKANNLRICGEEI is encoded by the coding sequence ATGGCTATACCTAAAAATAAGACAATTATTATAGAAGGAATAACTGACCAAGGAAAAACTTTTCGACCCAGCGATTGGGCAGAACGGATGAGTGGTTCACTAGCAAGTTTTAAGAACAGCCGCATTCATTATTCGCCCCTATTAAGACCCAGTGTAAATAGTGAAGGATATCAGTGCGTTTTGCTTGATCCCAAACTTAAAGAATCAAGTCCTTTATTGTATCAATCCATTATTGATTTCGCCAAAGCCAACAACCTCAGAATCTGTGGGGAAGAAATTTAG
- a CDS encoding class I fructose-bisphosphate aldolase, whose amino-acid sequence MNYEELSNTMEQMLQEGKGILAADESNSTIGKRFASIGIENTEENRRDYRLLLATTTDLEQYINGVILFEETFTQTDEHGTPIPKLFADKGIVPGIKVDKGLIALANTENEQVTQGLDGLAERLQHFKKLGAKFAKWRNVYSISEFTPSLTAVKTGAENLARYAAACQEAGIVPIVEPEVLMDGDHSIEHCAEVCEIVLHELFHALFIHQVELEHIILKPSMVTCGKAHSPFSEPDEIADYTIGVFRNNVPAAVPTINFLSGGQTPQQATANLNAINSIDHQPWLLSFSFGRALQEDCLAAWGGSKDNVSKAQEALLKRARLNSLACVGEYNNKME is encoded by the coding sequence ATGAATTATGAAGAACTATCTAATACCATGGAACAAATGCTGCAAGAAGGAAAAGGAATCTTAGCTGCAGATGAAAGCAACTCAACTATAGGAAAGCGTTTTGCCTCAATTGGTATTGAGAATACCGAAGAAAACCGCAGAGATTATAGATTATTGCTCGCCACCACAACTGATTTGGAACAATATATAAACGGAGTTATTTTATTCGAAGAAACCTTTACCCAAACGGATGAGCATGGCACTCCTATTCCTAAACTGTTTGCCGATAAAGGTATCGTCCCTGGCATTAAAGTAGATAAAGGATTAATTGCTTTAGCTAATACTGAGAATGAACAAGTCACTCAAGGCTTAGATGGATTAGCTGAACGTTTACAACATTTTAAAAAATTAGGTGCAAAATTTGCTAAATGGCGAAATGTTTACTCAATTTCCGAATTTACTCCCAGTTTAACTGCGGTAAAGACAGGAGCAGAAAATTTAGCTCGTTATGCGGCAGCTTGTCAAGAAGCAGGAATTGTTCCCATCGTTGAGCCTGAAGTTCTTATGGATGGCGATCACAGCATCGAACATTGTGCAGAAGTATGTGAAATTGTGCTTCATGAGTTATTCCACGCTTTATTTATTCATCAAGTTGAATTAGAACATATTATCTTAAAACCTAGCATGGTAACCTGCGGTAAAGCACATAGCCCTTTCAGTGAACCTGATGAAATTGCTGATTACACAATCGGTGTATTCCGTAATAATGTACCCGCGGCAGTGCCGACAATTAATTTCTTATCTGGTGGGCAAACGCCACAACAAGCTACAGCAAATCTAAATGCAATTAATAGCATTGATCACCAACCTTGGTTGCTCAGTTTTTCTTTCGGCAGAGCATTACAAGAAGATTGTTTAGCGGCTTGGGGTGGAAGTAAAGACAATGTTTCTAAAGCACAAGAGGCTTTATTGAAGCGTGCGCGCCTAAATAGCCTGGCCTGTGTGGGTGAGTACAACAACAAAATGGAATAA
- the pssA gene encoding CDP-diacylglycerol--serine O-phosphatidyltransferase, translating to MEKESHSGIYLLPNLFTTASLFAAFYSLVASMKGQFEASIIAIFIGMIADGLDGRIARLTHTQTEFGAEYDSLSDMVTFGVAPSLLVYNLILSQLGKVGWLVAFVYTAAVALRLARFNTQLEIADKRYFQGLPCPPAAAVMASFAWLCYQNEWHNMFVAVLTAVLSLVISGLMVSNFRYYSFKEVDFKGKVPFLYVLVMIILFVAIAANPSLVLFVSFTVYALSGLLMTLMALQKVRKQRKNSEK from the coding sequence ATGGAAAAAGAAAGTCATTCTGGTATTTATTTGTTGCCTAATTTGTTTACAACAGCCAGTTTATTTGCAGCATTTTACTCGCTTGTTGCATCGATGAAAGGGCAATTTGAAGCCTCGATCATTGCTATATTTATTGGGATGATTGCTGATGGTTTGGATGGGCGGATTGCGCGATTAACTCATACCCAGACTGAATTTGGTGCCGAATATGATAGTTTATCCGATATGGTCACATTTGGCGTTGCACCCTCATTACTGGTATATAATTTAATTTTAAGTCAATTGGGAAAAGTAGGCTGGCTTGTGGCCTTTGTTTATACAGCCGCAGTTGCTCTACGGTTAGCACGTTTTAATACCCAGCTTGAGATCGCAGATAAACGATACTTTCAGGGATTACCTTGCCCACCAGCTGCTGCTGTCATGGCTTCTTTTGCTTGGTTATGCTATCAAAATGAATGGCACAATATGTTTGTTGCGGTTTTAACAGCCGTTTTATCATTGGTTATTTCAGGTTTAATGGTGTCGAACTTTCGCTATTACAGCTTTAAGGAAGTGGATTTTAAGGGAAAAGTACCATTTCTTTATGTCTTGGTGATGATTATTTTGTTTGTAGCCATTGCAGCAAATCCTTCGTTGGTTTTATTTGTTAGTTTTACTGTTTATGCATTATCTGGATTGCTTATGACTTTGATGGCGTTGCAAAAAGTGAGAAAGCAAAGAAAGAATTCTGAGAAGTAA
- a CDS encoding type IV secretion protein IcmC encodes MNTPDLVTMIGNLSRSLYPVQHLITGGAYILGILFFWTAISKLRNIADHRAQSSSQEKMFAPMMYLVFGAALLYLPTALDVMANTTFGVGNILTYTSYNPSNIFSSMGLVIQTAGVLWFVRGSVLVAQASQPGTQHGPKGLVFIIAGVLAMNFDNTIAMLNYVMSSMARWTSAITASQGY; translated from the coding sequence ATGAATACACCAGATCTTGTTACAATGATAGGCAATCTCAGCCGTTCTTTATACCCGGTGCAACACTTAATCACTGGGGGTGCATATATCCTGGGCATTTTATTTTTTTGGACTGCTATTTCAAAACTCAGAAATATTGCGGATCATCGGGCACAATCTTCATCACAGGAAAAGATGTTTGCCCCCATGATGTACTTGGTATTTGGTGCGGCGCTGCTTTATTTACCCACAGCCTTAGACGTTATGGCCAATACAACCTTTGGGGTAGGTAACATCTTAACTTATACATCATATAATCCTTCCAATATATTCAGTTCTATGGGTTTAGTGATTCAAACTGCAGGGGTATTATGGTTTGTTCGTGGGAGTGTATTGGTTGCACAAGCTAGTCAGCCAGGGACTCAGCATGGTCCTAAAGGGTTGGTATTTATAATTGCTGGGGTATTAGCAATGAATTTCGATAATACCATTGCCATGCTAAATTACGTAATGAGTTCTATGGCTCGTTGGACTTCGGCAATTACAGCCAGTCAAGGATATTAG
- the proA gene encoding zinc metalloprotease ProA, translating into MHHNYYLSPLAVALALGIASSARAAEPMPLQKASLQQVKQKFALTTQGVAVAKDSLRFISEHTDSNKVTHVRMQQQYVGFPVYGGYAIMHSMYPAQSLTKAQSNVAMNGVVYQGLQSELGQPDANFVKKADSALQQFKAKYAGKEVTEEKVTPMIYIDAQHKAHWAYKVSVLVVHKDQIPERPTAIIDAENSKPFVQWNDIKTGKSAVNGAGFGGNNKTGFYRYGADLPYLDVTRDSGTESCFMENTDVKVIDMDHRYSSKRRAMKFNCPTNDSNVYLTGYRGDGYDKQNGAASPTNDALYAGHVINHMYKEWYNTNALSNSDGSPMQLVMRVHYGEGYENAYWDGQQMTFGDGDTMMYPLVSLGVGAHEISHGFTEQHSNLEYYGQSGGMNEAFSDMAAQAAEYYSVNKSTWQIGGEIMKEDSGWDALRYMDQPSRDGDSIDTADEYYGGLDVHYSSGVYNHLFYILANQPSWNTRLAFDVMVKANMDYWTPYSNFDEGGEGIVSAISDLVAGDPNHERYPSTAVCDVKKSLNEVKITTNMSDCSN; encoded by the coding sequence ATGCATCATAATTACTATTTATCTCCCTTAGCTGTTGCTCTGGCTTTAGGAATAGCATCCTCTGCGAGAGCCGCAGAACCTATGCCTTTACAAAAGGCATCTCTTCAGCAAGTAAAGCAAAAATTTGCTTTAACGACACAAGGTGTCGCAGTTGCTAAAGACAGTTTACGTTTTATCAGCGAACATACTGACAGTAACAAAGTAACTCATGTTCGTATGCAACAACAATATGTAGGATTTCCTGTTTATGGTGGTTATGCAATTATGCATAGCATGTATCCAGCACAATCATTAACCAAAGCACAGTCTAATGTGGCAATGAACGGCGTTGTTTATCAAGGCCTACAATCCGAATTAGGACAACCTGATGCTAATTTTGTGAAAAAAGCGGATTCAGCATTACAACAGTTTAAAGCCAAGTATGCAGGTAAAGAAGTGACTGAGGAGAAAGTCACTCCTATGATTTATATAGATGCTCAGCATAAAGCACATTGGGCTTATAAAGTGAGTGTCCTTGTTGTTCACAAAGATCAAATTCCTGAGCGTCCAACTGCAATAATTGACGCAGAAAATAGCAAACCTTTCGTCCAATGGAATGATATTAAAACTGGCAAAAGTGCAGTTAATGGGGCAGGTTTCGGTGGAAATAATAAAACAGGTTTCTATCGATATGGTGCTGACTTACCTTATTTAGATGTAACTCGTGATTCAGGTACTGAGTCGTGTTTTATGGAAAACACCGATGTCAAAGTAATTGACATGGATCACCGGTACAGTTCTAAACGTAGAGCAATGAAATTTAATTGTCCAACCAATGACTCTAATGTTTACCTCACTGGTTATAGAGGAGATGGTTACGACAAACAAAATGGAGCGGCTTCTCCCACGAATGATGCTTTGTATGCAGGTCATGTGATTAACCATATGTATAAAGAATGGTATAACACCAATGCATTGAGTAATTCTGATGGTTCTCCAATGCAATTAGTAATGCGAGTTCACTATGGTGAAGGTTATGAGAATGCTTATTGGGATGGCCAGCAGATGACCTTTGGTGATGGTGATACCATGATGTATCCTTTGGTTTCACTAGGAGTAGGCGCACATGAAATCAGTCATGGTTTTACAGAACAACATTCTAACCTTGAATATTATGGCCAATCAGGTGGTATGAATGAGGCGTTCTCGGATATGGCAGCTCAAGCAGCTGAATATTATTCAGTAAATAAAAGCACTTGGCAAATTGGCGGCGAGATCATGAAAGAAGATAGCGGCTGGGATGCTCTACGCTATATGGATCAACCAAGTCGTGATGGTGATTCTATTGATACTGCTGATGAATATTATGGTGGTCTGGATGTTCATTACTCCAGTGGGGTATATAACCATTTATTCTACATATTAGCCAATCAGCCTAGTTGGAATACCCGTTTAGCCTTTGATGTGATGGTTAAAGCTAACATGGATTATTGGACCCCTTATTCTAACTTTGATGAAGGCGGTGAAGGTATAGTAAGTGCGATTTCTGATCTTGTAGCTGGTGATCCGAACCATGAGCGGTATCCTTCAACTGCTGTTTGTGACGTTAAAAAGTCATTAAATGAAGTTAAAATCACCACCAATATGAGTGATTGTTCTAATTAA
- a CDS encoding endonuclease/exonuclease/phosphatase family protein yields the protein MQQETQSVSLITYNIHKGFGVGAVRFLLPKMRDAITSLQPDFVFLQEVQGEHIKRQKRINAWPDSPQFEYIAENIWPHYVYAKNAIYESGHHGNAILSKYAFERFENINLTNIRRASRGILHAQLKLDNITIHLLCVHLGLFKAERIVQCNALMQRIKDVVPQDEPLLMAGDFNDWRTVISKPLAETLNIEEAFVSVEGQHARSFPAIKPALCVDRVYFRGMKVQEVACLHGKPWRMLSDHLPLYARFELIKP from the coding sequence ATGCAACAAGAAACACAAAGCGTTTCATTAATTACCTATAATATTCATAAAGGGTTTGGTGTAGGTGCTGTACGTTTTTTACTTCCAAAAATGCGTGATGCCATTACGAGCTTACAACCGGATTTTGTTTTTTTGCAAGAAGTTCAGGGTGAACATATAAAACGCCAAAAACGAATTAATGCCTGGCCTGATTCACCACAATTTGAGTATATTGCTGAAAATATCTGGCCTCATTATGTGTATGCAAAAAATGCCATATACGAATCAGGACATCATGGAAATGCAATTTTGAGTAAATATGCTTTTGAACGATTTGAAAATATTAATCTCACAAACATTCGCAGGGCTTCAAGGGGAATTTTGCATGCACAACTGAAGCTGGATAATATTACTATTCATTTGTTATGCGTACACTTAGGCCTTTTTAAAGCTGAGCGGATAGTACAATGTAATGCTTTAATGCAACGTATCAAGGATGTTGTTCCACAAGATGAACCTCTGTTAATGGCTGGAGATTTCAATGATTGGCGTACTGTTATTTCCAAGCCTTTGGCTGAAACTTTGAATATAGAAGAGGCTTTTGTTTCAGTGGAGGGGCAACATGCCCGTTCTTTCCCAGCAATTAAACCGGCGCTTTGCGTTGATCGAGTTTATTTTCGGGGTATGAAAGTACAAGAAGTAGCTTGTTTGCATGGAAAGCCATGGCGAATGTTATCGGATCATTTACCGCTTTATGCGCGTTTTGAATTGATTAAGCCCTAG
- a CDS encoding multidrug effflux MFS transporter, with protein MQARLDQQQQVQKVRPVIYFVIFMMMILVQISIDQYVPSLPAITKSLNSNDSSIQLTLFIFMFGLGISHIFFGPWSDKIGRRRPLIYGIGISIIGCLCCLLAPSVWVLILGRFLQGFGIGSCSSVGRSLIRDLFSDRYLSKIGSYVGVASTLLLVASPIWGGFIQEHFGWRANFLFIFVVGLAFWIFILLVLPETNKNLNPDATKLRVIQQNYAALLKSKIFLGYTLCACFACSGLVAYLTIAPFLFQNELDLSPLEYGQLSVFIAVAICLSGLVNSQLVMSKGVSYMLFIGIMLMISGGGIMLSFALAGVMNVLTVMIPISLFSMGAGFTFINAFAGVFHPFPQIAGTVAALYVSMQDLTSALTSGMIAITKIQGQFSLAAILLVLGISALAAWYYQETITQ; from the coding sequence ATGCAAGCAAGGCTCGACCAACAACAGCAAGTACAAAAAGTACGACCTGTAATATATTTTGTTATTTTTATGATGATGATATTGGTGCAAATTTCTATTGACCAATATGTTCCGTCATTACCAGCCATTACTAAATCTCTTAATAGTAACGACTCATCCATTCAATTAACCTTGTTTATTTTTATGTTTGGATTAGGAATTTCTCATATATTTTTTGGACCCTGGTCCGATAAAATTGGACGTAGGCGCCCGCTAATTTATGGAATTGGTATAAGTATTATAGGATGTCTTTGTTGTTTATTGGCACCTTCTGTCTGGGTGTTAATTTTGGGTCGCTTCTTACAAGGATTTGGTATCGGTTCGTGCAGTTCAGTGGGGCGCTCTTTAATACGTGATCTTTTTTCTGATCGATATTTGTCGAAAATTGGTTCTTATGTTGGCGTGGCAAGTACACTTCTTTTAGTTGCTTCTCCAATTTGGGGAGGATTTATTCAGGAGCATTTTGGTTGGAGGGCCAATTTTTTATTTATTTTTGTTGTCGGTTTGGCATTTTGGATTTTTATTCTTCTCGTTTTGCCAGAAACGAATAAAAATCTTAATCCCGATGCTACTAAGTTAAGAGTAATACAACAAAATTATGCTGCTTTATTAAAATCTAAAATCTTTTTAGGCTATACCTTATGTGCGTGTTTTGCCTGTTCGGGTTTGGTTGCTTACCTTACTATTGCTCCATTTTTATTTCAAAATGAATTAGATCTAAGTCCATTGGAATATGGTCAACTTTCAGTTTTTATTGCAGTGGCTATCTGTCTTAGCGGACTCGTTAACAGCCAATTGGTTATGTCTAAAGGTGTTTCATATATGTTGTTTATTGGAATCATGTTAATGATTAGTGGTGGAGGGATTATGCTTAGCTTTGCTCTTGCCGGAGTAATGAATGTACTGACAGTTATGATTCCTATCTCTTTATTTAGCATGGGGGCAGGTTTTACATTTATTAATGCGTTTGCTGGAGTTTTTCATCCATTTCCACAAATTGCAGGAACGGTGGCCGCTTTGTATGTCAGCATGCAGGATTTAACTTCTGCATTAACTAGTGGTATGATTGCAATTACCAAGATACAAGGCCAATTTTCTTTAGCTGCAATATTACTTGTTCTTGGTATAAGTGCTTTGGCCGCATGGTATTATCAAGAAACAATAACTCAATAA
- the accB gene encoding acetyl-CoA carboxylase biotin carboxyl carrier protein has product MDIRKIRKLIELLEETGISEIEIKEGEESLRLSRHSSGPAVEQHQVHYVTSPAPRHESHHAVNNIPAPAIPSHHESKPEPTVSGHKVRSPMVGTMYTSPSPESAPFVTLGQSVKAGDVLCIVEAMKMFNEIEADRAGKIVEILVANGEPVEYDQVLFVIE; this is encoded by the coding sequence ATGGACATTCGTAAAATAAGAAAATTAATTGAACTGCTGGAAGAAACTGGCATTTCTGAAATTGAAATTAAAGAAGGTGAAGAATCGCTCAGATTAAGCCGTCATAGCAGCGGACCTGCGGTTGAACAACACCAGGTTCACTATGTTACTTCACCTGCACCGCGTCATGAATCACATCATGCTGTAAATAATATACCAGCTCCGGCAATACCTTCACACCATGAAAGCAAACCTGAGCCTACGGTCTCAGGTCACAAAGTCCGCTCTCCTATGGTGGGTACAATGTATACTTCTCCATCACCAGAAAGTGCACCTTTTGTTACTCTTGGGCAATCAGTCAAAGCAGGTGATGTTTTATGTATTGTTGAAGCAATGAAAATGTTTAATGAAATTGAAGCGGATCGCGCCGGTAAAATCGTAGAAATACTCGTCGCCAATGGTGAACCTGTTGAATACGATCAGGTTCTGTTTGTCATAGAATAG